In Candidatus Contubernalis alkalaceticus, the following proteins share a genomic window:
- a CDS encoding peptidoglycan DD-metalloendopeptidase family protein, protein MKKRNNRLTIMFIPHYDSNPRSFVITHKAILIAAVISMLAVVSFSLLGNNYYFMLSQMDELKQLRIINDLQGEQILSLDEETKAISQELKSIEALDREVRSILELEDFQEILSEMEVPEKQHSLLSRGTSYDFPVPPETTGEVREGTFGLYEELDQIKIELPLTRAAMEDLKVLVEDKKEQLAGTPTIWPTQGRITSPFGERRAPYSRRIEFHSGIDIGASRGTPVYATARGVVEMAAYNGGMGRMVTIKHPYEHRTLFAHLTNYVVEAGDSVEKGDLIGHVGSTGFSTGPHLHYEVHVNGQPMDPMLFIPQN, encoded by the coding sequence ATGAAAAAGAGAAATAACAGGCTTACTATAATGTTTATCCCTCACTATGATAGTAATCCCCGATCCTTTGTCATTACCCATAAAGCCATATTAATTGCTGCAGTTATATCTATGTTGGCAGTAGTTAGTTTTTCTTTATTAGGAAATAACTATTATTTTATGCTGTCTCAAATGGATGAACTAAAACAGCTTCGGATTATTAATGACCTCCAGGGGGAACAGATTCTTTCTTTAGATGAAGAGACTAAAGCTATATCTCAAGAATTAAAAAGTATTGAAGCGTTGGATCGAGAAGTGAGGAGCATTTTAGAACTGGAGGATTTCCAGGAGATTTTATCGGAAATGGAAGTTCCTGAAAAACAGCATTCACTGCTTAGCCGAGGAACCTCCTATGATTTCCCTGTTCCTCCGGAAACCACAGGGGAAGTTAGAGAGGGTACTTTTGGCCTTTATGAAGAGTTGGACCAGATAAAAATAGAACTGCCCTTAACCAGGGCTGCCATGGAGGATTTAAAGGTCTTAGTTGAAGATAAGAAGGAGCAGTTGGCAGGCACTCCTACCATTTGGCCTACTCAGGGCAGAATAACATCTCCCTTTGGAGAAAGAAGGGCCCCCTATAGTCGTAGAATTGAGTTTCACAGCGGCATTGATATAGGGGCAAGCCGGGGCACTCCCGTTTATGCTACGGCTAGAGGCGTGGTGGAGATGGCAGCATACAATGGCGGCATGGGAAGAATGGTTACTATCAAACATCCTTATGAGCATCGAACCCTGTTTGCGCACTTGACCAATTATGTGGTGGAAGCGGGGGACTCAGTGGAAAAAGGAGACCTGATCGGGCACGTGGGAAGTACCGGTTTCAGCACAGGGCCTCACCTTCACTATGAAGTACATGTTAATGGACAACCTATGGATCCCATGCTCTTCATTCCCCAAAATTAA
- a CDS encoding aminotransferase class V-fold PLP-dependent enzyme: MIYLDNAATTWPKPESVYQAVLNFMRETGANPGRGGHRASVRAGKIIEDTRKKMARLFNVKNSNRVIFTFNATHSINLALKGLLNKGDHVIATALEHNSTLRPLFKLMQKGVRVTIVPCSSQGYIDPMLIKKEILPNTRLICLNHASNVLGTITPVQEVGNIARENDIIFMLDAAQTAGVFHIDVEALNIDLLTFPGHKGLMGPQGIGGLCLGDRVKLDSIFEGGTGSVSESFEQPSRLPDKLESGTPNTPGIAGLGSGIDFILQEGMDKIRKHEIELTSYLLQGLGKIEGIKIYGPGSSEKQAPLVAFNVKEKNSTDIAYLLDKYFDIATRSGLHCAPLVHKALGTMEQGAVRVSIGYFNTRDHIDKLFDALENIMEEF, from the coding sequence ATGATTTATCTGGATAATGCCGCTACTACCTGGCCTAAACCAGAGAGTGTCTACCAGGCTGTATTAAATTTTATGAGGGAAACAGGTGCAAATCCGGGAAGGGGTGGGCACAGGGCTTCAGTTAGAGCCGGTAAAATTATTGAGGATACCCGCAAAAAAATGGCCCGTCTTTTTAATGTTAAAAACTCCAACAGGGTCATTTTTACGTTTAATGCCACACATTCTATAAACCTGGCCTTAAAAGGACTTCTAAATAAAGGGGACCATGTAATTGCTACAGCACTGGAGCATAATTCCACCCTTCGTCCCCTTTTTAAACTAATGCAAAAGGGGGTAAGGGTAACCATAGTTCCCTGCTCTTCCCAGGGCTATATTGATCCAATGCTCATAAAAAAAGAAATACTCCCAAATACCCGCTTAATCTGTCTTAATCATGCCTCTAATGTGCTGGGAACCATAACTCCTGTTCAGGAAGTGGGCAATATAGCAAGGGAAAATGATATAATTTTCATGTTGGATGCTGCCCAGACCGCAGGAGTATTTCATATTGATGTAGAAGCCCTGAACATTGACCTGCTTACCTTTCCGGGACATAAGGGCCTTATGGGGCCACAGGGGATCGGGGGCTTATGTTTAGGAGACCGGGTAAAACTGGACAGTATTTTTGAAGGAGGCACAGGCAGCGTTTCAGAATCCTTTGAACAGCCCAGCAGACTTCCTGATAAGCTGGAAAGCGGCACCCCTAATACTCCCGGTATCGCTGGCTTGGGATCAGGAATAGATTTTATTCTGCAGGAGGGAATGGATAAGATTAGAAAACATGAAATTGAGCTAACCTCATATCTGCTGCAGGGCCTTGGGAAAATTGAAGGAATAAAGATATATGGACCCGGCAGTTCAGAAAAGCAGGCTCCTTTGGTGGCCTTCAATGTTAAGGAGAAGAACTCTACGGATATTGCCTATCTGCTGGATAAATATTTTGATATTGCCACCCGTTCTGGACTTCACTGTGCTCCGCTGGTTCATAAAGCCTTAGGTACGATGGAGCAGGGGGCGGTAAGGGTCAGCATCGGATATTTTAATACACGGGACCATATTGACAAATTGTTTGACGCTCTGGAGAATATAATGGAAGAATTTTAG
- a CDS encoding ParB/RepB/Spo0J family partition protein, with amino-acid sequence MIKKGLGKGLSALIPDENENEAQEAHKILLKLISTNPYQPRKTFNKESMEELVKSIEEHGVIQPILVRKSGKNYELVAGERRFRAAQQAGLKQIPAVVLDLEDDEMLEYAIIENLQREDLNPLEEAEAYKQLMDEFSFTQEKLAKRIGKSRPVIANTLRLLSLEPEVKQYLREGSLSAGHARALASIEEKKIQRKAAGRILQEKMTVRETEKFISDINKNPEEIGAEKEEGIKKKQIAVDPQIIDIEERLCRQLGTRVKIKDKKQKGRIEIEYYSHEELERILERLF; translated from the coding sequence ATGATTAAAAAAGGTTTGGGAAAGGGACTTTCTGCATTAATACCTGACGAAAATGAAAATGAGGCACAAGAAGCTCATAAAATATTACTTAAATTGATTTCCACTAATCCATATCAGCCCCGAAAGACATTTAATAAGGAAAGTATGGAGGAACTGGTTAAATCCATTGAAGAACATGGGGTAATACAGCCTATCCTGGTCAGAAAATCCGGTAAAAACTATGAATTGGTTGCAGGGGAGAGACGGTTTAGGGCTGCACAGCAGGCAGGATTAAAACAAATTCCGGCTGTGGTCTTGGATCTAGAAGATGATGAAATGCTGGAGTATGCTATTATAGAAAATCTTCAAAGGGAAGACCTGAATCCATTAGAAGAAGCAGAAGCGTATAAACAACTGATGGATGAGTTTAGCTTTACACAGGAAAAACTAGCTAAAAGAATTGGAAAAAGCCGGCCGGTTATCGCAAATACTTTGAGGCTCCTCAGTCTGGAACCAGAAGTAAAGCAATATTTAAGAGAAGGTAGTTTAAGCGCCGGCCATGCCAGAGCCCTGGCTTCTATAGAGGAAAAGAAAATACAAAGAAAAGCTGCGGGAAGGATACTGCAGGAAAAAATGACCGTTAGGGAAACAGAAAAATTCATATCAGATATCAATAAAAACCCTGAAGAAATTGGTGCTGAAAAAGAAGAAGGAATAAAGAAAAAGCAAATAGCAGTAGACCCTCAAATTATTGACATTGAAGAAAGGCTTTGTCGACAACTGGGGACACGGGTTAAGATAAAAGATAAGAAGCAAAAGGGAAGAATAGAAATCGAATATTACTCTCATGAAGAACTGGAAAGAATTTTAGAAAGGTTGTTCTAA
- a CDS encoding ParA family protein, whose amino-acid sequence MAKVIAITNQKGGVGKTTTSVNLSACLAELEQKVLLIDIDPQGNSTSGIGLDRMKIKFCIYDALINNLPVKNIIKDTDVKNLKILPATIQLAGAEIELVPTMSREVKLKKVIQIIKKDFDYILIDCPPSLGLLTINALTAADSVLVPIQCEYYALEGLSQLINTIKLVQKHLNQDLKIEGALLTMFDVRTNLSSQVVDEVKKFFGSLVYKTIIPRNVRLSEAPSHGKAIIHYDVKSKGARVYQDLAREVVSND is encoded by the coding sequence ATGGCAAAAGTAATCGCTATAACTAATCAAAAGGGAGGGGTCGGCAAAACTACCACTTCAGTAAATCTAAGTGCCTGCCTGGCAGAACTTGAGCAAAAAGTACTTTTAATAGATATTGATCCACAAGGAAACAGTACCAGCGGAATAGGGTTAGATCGAATGAAAATTAAATTTTGTATTTATGATGCGTTAATTAATAACCTGCCGGTTAAAAATATTATTAAAGATACAGACGTAAAAAACCTTAAAATTTTACCTGCCACCATTCAATTGGCCGGTGCAGAAATAGAACTGGTGCCTACTATGTCCAGGGAGGTAAAACTTAAAAAAGTTATACAGATAATTAAAAAAGATTTTGATTATATTCTTATTGACTGTCCGCCCTCCTTGGGACTGCTCACCATTAATGCATTGACAGCAGCTGATTCTGTGTTGGTGCCCATACAATGTGAATACTATGCTCTGGAAGGCTTGAGCCAGCTAATTAATACCATTAAACTGGTTCAGAAGCATTTAAATCAAGATTTAAAAATTGAAGGAGCCCTTTTAACCATGTTCGATGTAAGAACTAATCTTTCATCACAGGTGGTAGATGAGGTTAAAAAATTCTTTGGTTCGCTGGTTTATAAAACCATAATACCCCGAAATGTAAGACTTAGCGAAGCTCCCAGCCATGGAAAAGCTATAATTCATTATGATGTTAAGTCAAAGGGAGCCCGGGTTTATCAAGATTTAGCCAGGGAGGTTGTCAGCAATGATTAA
- the noc gene encoding nucleoid occlusion protein, with the protein MKEWPKIFKATEHEDDNIRSLDINKIQSNPYQPRTLFDPEKIKELAQSIKTYGLLQPVIVRDMNTCFQLIAGERRLLACRELGWETIPAIIKDINDSGMGAVALIENLQRENLHFLEEASGFLRLIEEFGLTQEVLAQRLGKSQSTIANKLRILRLSPDIRELIYAGNLTERHARALLKLPLEEDHEKILKQVIENNYNVKQTENIVENYLQYLKDKERPKNMNKKKVVIRDLRIFINTIRQSIKVIKKAGLNPLVTEKDCGNHFEITIRLPKDMESTHEY; encoded by the coding sequence ATGAAAGAGTGGCCTAAAATATTTAAAGCTACAGAACATGAAGATGATAACATAAGAAGCTTAGATATTAACAAAATACAATCTAACCCCTATCAGCCCAGGACATTATTTGACCCTGAAAAGATAAAAGAACTGGCTCAGTCAATAAAAACATATGGATTGCTGCAACCTGTTATTGTTCGGGACATGAATACCTGTTTTCAATTAATAGCTGGGGAAAGAAGATTATTGGCCTGTCGAGAACTGGGATGGGAGACTATACCGGCAATAATTAAAGATATAAATGACAGTGGTATGGGAGCGGTAGCCTTAATTGAGAATTTACAAAGAGAAAACCTGCATTTTTTAGAAGAAGCTTCAGGATTTCTAAGACTTATTGAAGAGTTTGGATTAACTCAGGAGGTTTTAGCTCAAAGATTAGGAAAAAGCCAGTCTACTATTGCAAATAAATTAAGAATTTTAAGGCTTTCTCCAGATATTCGTGAGCTGATATATGCAGGTAACTTAACAGAAAGACATGCCAGGGCACTGTTAAAGCTTCCTTTAGAAGAAGATCATGAAAAAATCTTAAAACAGGTAATTGAAAATAATTATAATGTTAAGCAGACAGAAAATATAGTAGAAAATTACCTTCAGTATTTAAAAGATAAAGAACGGCCCAAAAATATGAATAAAAAGAAAGTGGTAATTAGAGATTTAAGAATTTTCATAAATACCATACGTCAGTCTATTAAAGTAATTAAAAAGGCCGGCTTGAATCCTCTAGTCACGGAAAAAGATTGTGGAAATCATTTTGAAATTACCATTAGGCTTCCTAAAGATATGGAGAGCACCCATGAATATTAG
- the rsmG gene encoding 16S rRNA (guanine(527)-N(7))-methyltransferase RsmG → MFPEKILQLGAEEMNIRIDKEKMQKLEIFYKTLIEWNNYSNLTRIIEPEEIITKHFLDSFTPAVFLSFQEGRRVCDVGTGAGIPGIPLKILFPGIYMTLIESQKKKVAFLKHVVGILRMKDISVLHGRAEVLGRHKEHRETYDLVMARAVAPLNVLVELSLPFVVVGGVFIAYKGPKALEEVNDAGNALELLGGKIEKIESIQIPYREEKRSIILIKKKRASTGGYPRRPGIPEKKPL, encoded by the coding sequence ATGTTTCCTGAAAAAATACTTCAGCTGGGTGCTGAAGAAATGAATATAAGAATTGATAAAGAGAAAATGCAGAAACTTGAAATATTTTACAAAACATTGATTGAATGGAATAATTATTCAAATCTCACCCGTATTATTGAACCAGAAGAAATAATTACCAAACATTTTTTAGATTCTTTTACCCCGGCTGTTTTTTTGTCTTTTCAAGAGGGGAGAAGGGTATGTGATGTTGGTACTGGAGCTGGAATTCCAGGTATACCATTGAAAATATTATTTCCTGGGATATATATGACCTTGATTGAATCTCAAAAAAAGAAAGTGGCATTTTTAAAACATGTGGTTGGGATATTGAGAATGAAAGATATTAGTGTCCTTCACGGGAGAGCTGAAGTACTGGGAAGGCATAAAGAACACCGGGAAACCTATGACCTGGTTATGGCCAGGGCTGTGGCACCGCTGAATGTACTGGTGGAACTGTCTTTACCCTTTGTTGTGGTGGGGGGAGTCTTTATTGCCTATAAGGGGCCAAAAGCTTTAGAAGAAGTGAATGACGCGGGAAATGCTTTGGAGCTTCTAGGTGGAAAGATAGAGAAAATTGAAAGTATACAAATTCCCTATCGGGAAGAAAAGAGAAGCATAATATTAATCAAAAAGAAAAGAGCATCTACTGGCGGGTATCCCAGGAGGCCCGGAATACCCGAAAAAAAACCGTTGTAG